In one Amaranthus tricolor cultivar Red isolate AtriRed21 chromosome 8, ASM2621246v1, whole genome shotgun sequence genomic region, the following are encoded:
- the LOC130820767 gene encoding uncharacterized protein LOC130820767, whose amino-acid sequence MSSFQEIENFQTQSWEEHNIDHCNEEQNDEQERELEEALSLSDLPITTGNQEVEAKNRQSENQNAEDNFDSDSDFDFDFDFGSLIGSMSTLNGEMCTADEVFSGGQILPYRNSVSSMSGLRSVSRSDSMDRRGFTSRSSNSRSSSVRSHYSAASSSGSSSCSDNTGISVKTVPVLSKTRIQNQFHSFPSPKPQIVDSGVRFTSHGSAIGKKSKMWEVLKLGLVRTPEIELIPRNNSSGSNTGCNGNNNNNNNNGARKSIDGSRINDFVLEMQKRKKKLVAENKIGDNGGFFRSCKCSVMAIDPFPIRPNYDMKSGYYGNRQKNSPGKYGLNEDKNVAKKKVEQLQQEQGRNSQIRQGKQVISHHHNRTFEWLKNLSNSTLLNTHS is encoded by the coding sequence ATGTCTTCATTCCAAGAAATCGAAAATTTCCAAACCCAATCTTGGGAAGAACATAACATTGACCACTGTAATGAAGAACAAAACGATGAACAAGAGCGAGAATTGGAAGAAGCATTATCGCTTTCTGACCTTCCAATTACTACTGGAAATCAAGAAGTCGAAGCAAAAAATCGTCAATCGGAAAATCAAAACGCAGAAGATAATTTCGATTCAGATTCCGATTTCGATTTTGATTTCGATTTCGGATCATTAATCGGATCAATGAGTACTCTAAATGGTGAAATGTGTACGGCCGATGAAGTATTCTCCGGCGGACAGATTCTACCGTACCGGAACTCGGTTAGCTCAATGTCCGGGTTGAGAAGCGTGTCAAGGTCCGATTCTATGGACCGGAGAGGATTCACGTCAAGGAGCAGCAACAGCAGGAGCAGCAGTGTTAGAAGTCATTACTCCGCCGCTAGTAGTAGTGGTAGTAGTAGTTGTTCAGATAACACCGGTATTAGTGTTAAAACTGTACCGGTGTTATCCAAAACCAGgattcaaaatcaatttcacTCGTTTCCGAGTCCAAAACCTCAAATTGTGGACTCAGGTGTACGATTTACATCCCATGGCTCGGCCATCGGGAAAAAATCGAAAATGTGGGAGGTTTTGAAATTAGGATTGGTTAGGACTCCTGAGATTGAGTTAATTCCTCGTAATAATAGTAGTGGTAGTAATACTGGTTGTAAcggtaacaataacaataacaataacaatggaGCTCGAAAGTCGATCGATGGAAGTCGAATTAACGATTTCGTATTGGAAATgcagaagaggaagaagaaattAGTAGCAGAAAACAAAATTGGTGATAATGGCGGATTTTTTAGGAGTTGTAAGTGTTCAGTAATGGCAATAGATCCATTTCCTATTAGACCAAATTATGATATGAAAAGTGGTTATTATGGAAATAGACAAAAGAATTCACCaggaaaatatggtttaaaTGAAGACAAAAACGTAGCAAAAAAGAAAGTTGAGCAGCTACAACAAGAACAGGGAAGAAATAGCCAAATCCGACAAGGAAAACAGGTCATTTCACATCATCATAATCGTACATTTGAATGGTTAAAAAATCTTTCTAATTCAACTCTTCTAAATACTCATTCTTAA